Proteins encoded within one genomic window of Komagataella phaffii GS115 chromosome 3, complete sequence:
- a CDS encoding putative mitochondrial 37S ribosomal protein SWS2: MVVHILGKGFKGKTLIDIGLSSKFYGVGLQTAQRLCSKLGFYPSMRMHQLNEQQVMAITKELSDLTIEGKLRSVVRENIQLKRTIGSYAGLRHAMGLPVRGQRTKTNAKTAKKLNKLNRWG; the protein is encoded by the exons ATGGTGGTTCATATCCTGGGAAAAGGTTTCAAAGGAAAGACCTTGATAGAC ATAGgtctttcttccaagttttaCGGAGTTGGGTTGCAGACTGCTCAAAGATTATGCTCTAAATTGGGCTTCTATCCTTCCATGAGAATGCATCAGCTTAATGAGCAACAAGTGATGGCAATAACGAAAGAGCTATCCGACTTGACTATTGAAGGCAAATTGCGTAGTGTCGTACGAGAAAATATACAGTTGAAGAGAACTATCGGATCGTACGCCGGTTTGAGACATGCCATGGGTCTTCCAGTGAGAGGTCAACGTACAAAGACAAATGCAAAGACCGCCAAGAAACtcaacaaactcaacaGATGGGGTTAA
- a CDS encoding Permease of basic amino acids in the vacuolar membrane, translating to MSVKSLETTPLITTTVVQSTSDSEVDKDSQVQFPIQPVDAVDEDISIWDIPNIFKIELALFTNVFVGSFEGTVTSSTYAIISNEFDAVNIGSIITIAYLITSTSFQPLYGSLSDVLGRRFMSFFAIGVFSVGSLFCGLARDIYSLFLFRAITGIGGAGIISMSTIINSDVIPRKKRGLFQSFQNIMLGVGSIIGASLGGLICDTIGWRWCFIILLPMSLLSLVLTYLYVSNPPHHLSGLKLSSVDIKGSVLLVVGLSLQLIALYSRSLRFFLFFLISSSLLLFYFIYDLSKNDPSTIKLIPWETVNKLPQLLTLNFGFIVGFANFANIYVLPLLFQLVLNDSATKAGLRLAIPSFFTSVGALITGYVMNKNVNHLNWLIKLGFVILILGTFLNSLITPSLKKYVNFIIIPNNIGLGIAYPASLFLYIFLFPNSLQASSTTTLLLARGVGQVWGMAGASVVVAHLVKFKLWHVLAEHKKDLDLTDSQIADIIEQSSKSLTYVRHLPENIAVFVHSSYKAGLWGAQMVSIAVLVLGLLASIFKDFSSKAGKKFVI from the coding sequence ATGAGTGTAAAATCGTTAGAAACAACTCCTTTGATCACCACTACAGTTGTTCAATCTACCTCTGATAGCGAGGTGGATAAAGATTCCCAGGTTCAGTTTCCCATCCAACCCGTCGACGCAGTAGATGAGGACATTTCTATCTGGGATATACCcaatatcttcaagattgaaCTTGCGCTGTTCACTAATGTGTTTGTGGgaagttttgaaggaacTGTGACATCATCCACGTATGCGATTATTAGTAACGAGTTTGATGCGGTGAATATTGGTTCGATTATTACTATCGCTTATCTGATCACCAGCACATCTTTCCAGCCACTTTATGGATCACTTTCAGACGTTTTGGGAAGAAGGTTCatgtctttctttgctaTCGGGGTTTTCTCTGTGGGAAGTTTGTTCTGTGGTTTGGCTCGTGACATTTACTCCCTGTTTTTATTCAGAGCCATCACTGGAATTGGTGGGGCTGGAATCATCTCAATGTCGACTATCATCAACTCTGATGTcattccaagaaaaaagagagGTTTGTTTCAGAGTTTCCAGAACATTATGCTTGGTGTCGGATCTATTATTGGGGCCTCATTGGGAGGACTAATTTGCGACACCATAGGTTGGAGATGGTGcttcatcattttgttgCCCATGTCCCTTTTGTCATTGGTTCTTACGTACCTTTACGTTAGCAACCCTCCACATCATCTCAGTGGACTCAAATTAAGTTCAGTTGATATCAAAGGGTCTGTTCTGTTGGTTGTTGGTCTCAGTCTGCAATTGATAGCACTATACTCCAGGTCATTACGttttttcttattttttttAATTTCCAGCTCTCTTCTGCTTTTCTATTTCATCTACGATTTGAGCAAGAATGACCCAAGCACCATCAAATTAATACCTTGGGAAACTGTTAACAAACTACCCCAGTTGTTGACATTGAACTTTGGATTCATCGTTGGATTTGCCAACTTTGCCAACATTTATGTGTTACCACTTTTGTTCCAATTAGTATTGAATGATTCTGCCACAAAAGCTGGTCTTCGTCTGGCTATCCCCTCCTTCTTTACATCTGTTGGCGCATTAATCACGGGATACGTGATGAACAAGAATGTGAATCATTTGAATTGGCTGATCAAGTTGGGATTTGTGATTCTCATTTTGGGTACATTTTTGAATTCCCTGATCACCCCTAGTCTCAAGAAGTACGTCAACTTTATTATCATACCAAACAACATAGGTCTTGGAATTGCATACCCTGCGTCATTATTCCTATacattttccttttcccCAATAGTCTTCAAGCATCATCGACTACGACCCTTTTACTCGCAAGAGGTGTTGGACAAGTTTGGGGAATGGCTGGAGCATCGGTAGTGGTTGCCCACTTGGTTAAATTCAAGCTATGGCACGTACTAGCTGAACATAAGAAGGACTTGGACTTGACTGATTCTCAAATAGCAGACATAATTGAGCAGTCTTCTAAATCATTGACTTACGTCAGACATCTTCCAGAGAACATAGCTGTCTTCGTTCATAGCAGTTATAAAGCAGGATTATGGGGAGCACAGATGGTTTCCATTGCTGTTCTAGTTCTTGGTCTTTTAGCTTCGATTTTTAAAGACTTTTCATCGAAGGCTGGTAAGAAGTTCGTGATCTAA
- a CDS encoding Putative GPI-anchored protein, translated as MRFINLTITSLLALASRTTAEDVTVTQLVSSPTSASEAGDWSANWVKGFPIHSSCNQTKFNQLSLGLEEAQIMAAHARDHTLRYGNESEFFTQYFGNASTAEVIGWFSVVVDADKSNLLFRCDDIDGNCKFDGWAGHWRGENGSDETVICDLSFQTRKFLAQMCSNGYNVANYPNNLYWASDLLHRLYHTTTIGQLTVDHYADTYEECLELAIESPDEAVRNTASLRFYALDVYAYDIAVPGEGCSGEIGEDDEESTSSGSATVTTTSTSAGTECHTHSDGEVHCA; from the coding sequence ATGCGATTCATTAACTTGACTATTACAAGTTTACTTGCACTGGCTTCCAGAACAACAGCTGAAGATGTCACCGTCACACAATTGGTTTCTAGCCCAACCTCTGCGTCTGAAGCAGGGGACTGGTCTGCTAATTGGGTTAAGGGGTTTCCAATACATTCTTCCTGTAACCAGACTAAGTTCAACCAACTGTCCCTGGGTCTAGAAGAGGCTCAGATCATGGCCGCTCATGCCAGAGATCACACCTTGAGATATGGTAACGAGTCTGAGTTCTTCACTCAATACTTCGGTAATGCTAGTACCGCAGAAGTCATCGGATGGTTCTCAGTGGTCGTTGATGCCGACAAATCCAACCTGCTATTCAGATGCGATGACATCGACGGAAACTGTAAATTTGATGGCTGGGCCGGTCACTGGAGAGGTGAAAATGGATCCGACGAAACTGTCATTTGTGATCTTTCCTTCCAGACCAGGAAGTTCCTTGCTCAAATGTGCTCCAACGGTTATAACGTTGCCAACTATCCAAACAACCTCTACTGGGCTTCTGACTTGCTCCACAGACTCTATCACACTACCACCATTGGTCAATTGACAGTCGATCACTACGCTGATACGTATGAAGAATGCTTAGAATTGGCTATTGAGAGTCCAGATGAAGCAGTTAGAAACACCGCTTCCCTAAGATTTTATGCTCTAGATGTGTATGCATACGACATCGCCGTCCCAGGCGAGGGATGCAGTGGAGAAATTGGtgaggatgatgaagagtcTACATCTTCTGGTAGTGCTACCGTCACTACAACGTCTACTTCTGCTGGAACAGAGTGCCACACACACTCAGATGGCGAAGTCCACTGTGCTTAA
- a CDS encoding Protein involved in ubiquitin ligation, with product MPYSNPQASTASLEGEALSLIDSEGNSRRRGSSLGFASGLISNLSNLIRPVPISSSQPMDSSPTMVRPISQDEAAVSASEVELLGLLQLNSSSSQQPLPQPEPESKKLHSIRLTPFVDHTTTAPALYFGSVIRKIKPNHQISIGRYTEKSRDAAHAPQGSSASVVFKSKVVSRSHAQFTVDSSGNWYIKDLKSSSGTFLNNQRLAPANTESPLFRLQDGDILQLGIDFRGGTEETFRCVKMRVELNKSWSRRAAKFSKESYRRLQQLSAPGRSTPEDGGVEPMECAICLLTLEPCQAIFTSPCSHSWHYKCIRRMIVTSYPQFMCPNCRSVCDLEAEAEEAENDSDLPDLDNKDDN from the coding sequence ATGCCATATAGCAATCCTCAAGCTTCAACTGCAAGTCTCGAAGGTGAAGCTCTTTCACTAATTGATAGTGAAGGCAATAGCCGTAGACGCGGATCTTCTTTGGGGTTCGCAAGTGGCTTGATCTCAAATTTATCTAATTTGATCAGACCTGTTCCCATCAGCTCCTCTCAACCAATGGACAGTTCGCCAACTATGGTTCGCCCTATTTCACAAGATGAAGCAGCTGTTAGTGCCTCAGAAGTTGAACTTTTGGGGCTACTTCAGTTAAATTCCTCCTCTAGCCAACAGCCACTACCCCAGCCAGAGCCTGAGTCTAAGAAACTTCATTCGATCAGATTAACACCTTTTGTTGATCACACCACAACAGCCCCCGCACTATATTTTGGTTCTGTAATTAGAAAAATCAAGccaaatcatcaaatatCCATAGGAAGATACACAGAGAAGTCAAGAGATGCAGCCCATGCTCCACAAGGGTCAAGTGCCAGCGTGGTTTTCAAATCGAAAGTTGTCAGCAGATCTCATGCCCAGTTCACAGTCGATTCGTCTGGCAATTGGtatatcaaagatttaAAGAGTTCCTCTGGTACGTTTTTGAATAATCAGCGACTAGCACCAGCTAATACCGAATCTCCTTTATTCAGGTTACAAGATGGTGACATCTTACAGCTTGGTATCGATTTTCGTGGGGGCACCGAGGAAACGTTTAGGTGTGTCAAGATGAGAGTAGAACTCAATAAGTCATGGTCCCGTAGGGCTGcaaagttttccaaagagtCATACAGACGTCTCCAGCAACTTTCGGCTCCGGGCAGGTCCACGCCAGAGGATGGTGGTGTGGAACCCATGGAGTGTGCGATTTGCCTACTTACTTTGGAACCATGTCAAGCTATTTTTACTAGTCCTTGCTCCCATTCATGGCATTATAAATGCATTAGGCGGATGATTGTTACAAGTTACCCTCAGTTCATGTGTCCCAACTGTAGATCGGTATGCGATCTTGAAGCTGAAGCTGAAGAGGCTGAAAATGACAGTGATCTACCAGATTTAGATAATAAGGATGACAATTAG
- a CDS encoding putative cytoskeleton protein, with translation MWTSYVILILSIIWLLTRALKLINLPIDKGIRSLNVFVPKVPILSTDRITQNSIIIHWENKHSTSSSCSKVGDGDEIEHREGGPRLIVNTSPKAVSFYQLYVNGELVTTLESAVNMCKLSNLKPGTRYQLDLIAFSILNFRSRSSPVFVKTIETPYQKIDDADDLLHFLAPKKDAESLKVHSTFRQNRTNIYSGMPISEAKVRDDVDQITDIEELRYLLEAGQEDLRSLLFQQTQCAKDFEEKEIILLSSREDLRKRKKMEDLNRNSVRAELNALEESKKDIVTKIMNNQYLFDEKTKSMQKMKDEIENWKNNLKTSQSRCEELKSNEKKILRELDQKIDGKKADIKAAKLEIEVLDSELQGNIDYKMERESLKAEITSILSSLNRDADSQNGLLKKDGISLLTRLKQIKAEWGNLLETQQSLDAAADSNWRSSEQMELQKLHSIKVQYQSLLSDNQTLQELLAGERNVLTLPRGQTNVGESFPSLESNRPSVSLFPIQMEASNSSFQPAYFEAEDNVEDLSPNVEMLLPQSLIESEELILNNLGSNTVDIRNEVFLDTPSTPVLKDPSYETSSFENTAQAGEKSFNSPFEFNSLHERSPSGDGASFFFQKSPPLSHASLVEPQHLDEQLSTFSPKRLSNVFNFGKKAAAANNNISMTLNADSDYNANHTATSSKFFGIIKRNSQNTNTINNRTRSGSLGSSIWSNNNPNNTGTQTGEFRVGSWSNNNYGGFMTPQQNDTPEYRSPSESLIPISLPQIDIKNLNYENDDLFLSLSHITSDLDGQHSNENSLGESALEKKSKQESGGSPIAFKKRMFSLSSSPSKLENDHLDDNHHGNNHGPSKSSKFFSKISRRNSTVTTSSDSKVSQNSQETTGNGLNTSDASISSSSAVSGTNSSKFSRRLGFLKKDRGKEATDKAKIKKKQKEIGKDKDNDLIESTIDEVSDESEKNSPAPE, from the coding sequence ATGTGGACGAGCTATGTAATACTGATACTCAGTATCATATGGCTCCTCACTAGAGCTTTAAAGCTCATCAATCTTCCAATTGATAAAGGAATCCGGTCTTTGAATGTTTTTGTTCCTAAAGTCCCGATATTATCCACCGATCGGATTACCCAAAATTCCATAATAATACACTGGGAAAACAAACATAGTACATCGAGCAGTTGTTCCAAGGTTGGAGATGGAGATGAAATTGAGCACAGGGAAGGAGGTCCCCGATTAATCGTCAATACTTCGCCCAAGGCTGTCAGTTTCTACCAACTGTACGTTAATGGAGAACTTGTGACCACCTTGGAATCAGCAGTAAATATGTGCAAGTTAAGCAATCTGAAGCCAGGGACGAGATATCAACTGGATTTGATTGCCTTTAGCATACTTAATTTCAGATCTCGATCTTCTCCAGTATTTGTCAAAACGATTGAGACACCATATCAAAAAATCGATGACGCTGACGACTTGTTGCACTTTTTAGCTCCTAAGAAGGATGCAGAAAGCTTGAAAGTTCATTCCACATTTAGGCAAAACAGAACAAACATTTACAGTGGTATGCCCATCTCAGAAGCTAAAGTTCGTGACGATGTTGACCAGATCACGGATATCGAAGAACTTAGATATCTTTTAGAAGCTGGCCAAGAAGATCTGAGATCTTTACTGTTTCAGCAAACTCAATGTGCcaaagactttgaagaaaaggaaattaTTTTGTTATCAAGCAGAGAGGATCTCAGGAAACGTAAGAAAATGGAGGATTTGAATAGAAATAGCGTAAGGGCGGAACTGAATgctcttgaagaaagtaaGAAAGATATAGTCACCAAGATCATGAATAACCAGTATCtgtttgatgaaaaaaccaaatcaatgcagaaaatgaaagatgaaattgaaaattggaaaaataACTTGAAAACAAGCCAGTCACGCTGTGAAGAACTTAAGTCtaatgaaaagaaaatactGAGAGAATTAGATCAGAAAATAGATGGCAAGAAGGCCGACATTAAGGCCGCCAAATTAGAAATTGAGGTTTTGGATTCAGAATTGCAAGGGAATATTGACTATAAAATGGAGAGAGAAAGTCTCAAAGCCGAAATCACTTCCATTTTGAGTTCCCTAAATAGAGATGCAGACTCGCAAAATGGGCTTCTCAAAAAGGATGGAATTTCACTATTAACTCGCCTTAAACAGATCAAAGCAGAATGGGGAAACTTACTTGAAACTCAACAATCGCTGGATGCCGCAGCTGATTCCAATTGGAGATCTTCCGAACAAATGgagcttcaaaaattgcACAGCATTAAAGTTCAGTACCAATCTTTGTTATCAGATAACCAAACCCTTCAAGAGCTTTTGGCTGGTGAACGAAATGTTCTCACGCTGCCGCGTGGCCAAACCAATGTGGGGGAATCTTTTCCGTCGCTGGAATCAAATAGGCCCAGTGTTTCCTTATTTCCTATTCAAATGGAAGCATCGAATAGCAGTTTTCAGCCTGCATATTTTGAGGCTGAAGATAATGTTGAGGATTTGTCACCCAATGTTGAAATGCTATTACCTCAGTCTTTAATTGAAAGCGAGGAGCTAATCCTGAACAATTTGGGGTCAAACACAGTCGATATCAGAAACGAGGTCTTTTTAGATACCCCCTCCACACCTGTTTTAAAGGACCCTTCATACGAAACTTCATCTTTTGAGAACACGGCGCAGGCTGGCGAAAAATCTTTTAATTCTCCTTTTGAATTCAATTCATTGCATGAAAGAAGTCCTAGTGGTGATGGAGcgtctttttttttccagaagTCCCCTCCTTTATCTCATGCTTCATTAGTGGAACCCCAACATTTAGATGAACAGCTATCCACCTTTTCACCCAAAAGGCTTAGCAACgttttcaattttgggAAGAAGGCAGCAGCAGCCAACAACAATATTTCTATGACTCTTAATGCGGACTCAGATTACAATGCAAATCATACTGCtacatcttccaaattttttggAATTATCAAACGAAATAGTCAAAACACTAATACTATTAACAACAGGACTAGAAGCGGCAGTTTAGGTAGCTCAATTTGGAGCAATAATAATCCTAACAATACTGGCACACAGACTGGAGAGTTTAGGGTTGGCAGTTGGTCTAATAATAACTATGGCGGATTTATGACTCCTCAGCAAAACGATACCCCTGAATATAGAAGTCCATCGGAAAGCCTAATTCCAATCAGTCTGCCTCAAATTGACATTAAAAACTTGAACTATGAAAATGACGATTTATTTCTGTCTCTTAGCCACATTACATCAGATTTAGACGGGCAACACTCAAACGAGAATTCATTAGGAGAGAGTGccttggaaaaaaaatccaaGCAAGAATCTGGAGGTTCGCCTATAGCTTTCAAGAAACGAATGTTTTCTCTTAGTTCATCCccttcaaaattggagaatGATCATTTGGACGATAACCATCATGGAAACAATCACGGTCCATCTAAATCATCCAagtttttttcaaaaatttctCGGAGAAATTCTACAGTCACAACCAGTAGTGACTCCAAGGTATCGCAGAATTCACAAGAAACCACAGGAAACGGCTTAAATACCAGCGATGCAAGCATATCATCCAGTTCTGCTGTATCTGGAACAAACAGTTCCAAATTTAGCAGAAGATTAGGGTTCCTCAAAAAAGACAGAGGGAAAGAAGCTACCGACAAAGCtaaaatcaagaaaaaacagaaagaaataGGGAAGGATAAAGATAATGACCTAATTGAGTCAACTATAGACGAAGTAAGTGACGAGTCGGAAAAGAATTCTCCAGCACCAGAATAG
- a CDS encoding High-affinity zinc transporter of the plasma membrane, with protein sequence MNLKTWITVFIAVAQSATVTVTSTGDFRIGGLVTTAPAGTTAAATVATTTTYAGGVYEVDIASEDGHDDHDHDEHDDHDHDEHDGHDHGSASTTATGQTTAVTDCHFHEETQYCVNGDKAEGYIVPAPTETSNAPEEYTGCHSHGAETYCLREDGDEVQFVSLGAEASSDEQEDAAEFGGAVGVTCHFHAGVEHCVDANGNTVNRSGASACSAPDHDYNIPLRIGCLFAILATSAIGVYLPILTNKFLNFSLTGVIFTGFRQFGTGVIISTAFVHLITHAEMMWSNECMAPLDYEATGTSITMAGIFLCFAIEYFIKRIALARLKKADAENAQEEIEVTDENPKENELSDSSSSLERGGTVPVPPLSRKISVIMLEAGIIFHSILLGVTLVVAGDSFFITLFIVIIFHQMFEGFALGTKIAELNMVSLWYKLLMALAFALITPIGMAIGIGVLSRFNGNSSSTLIALGTLDSFSAGILIWTGLVEMWAGDWIYGALVNANWLNTTVGFLSLIAGMILMSVLGKWA encoded by the coding sequence atgaatttgaaaacttggatTACTGTGTTTATTGCAGTAGCTCAAAGTGCTACAGTCACTGTGACCAGTACAGGCGACTTCAGAATCGGTGGTCTCGTCACCACTGCTCCTGCTGGCACAACGGCCGCCGCAACAGTGGCAACCACCACAACTTATGCTGGAGGAGTCTACGAGGTTGATATTGCAAGCGAGGATGGTCATGATGATCACGACCATGATGAGCATGACGATCACGACCATGATGAGCATGACGGTCATGACCATGGCAGTGCCTCTACCACAGCAACTGGGCAAACTACTGCTGTTACAGATTGTCACTTCCACGAAGAAACACAGTACTGCGTTAACGGTGACAAGGCTGAAGGTTATATTGTTCCTGCCCCTACGGAAACTAGTAACGCACCAGAGGAATACACCGGCTGTCACTCTCACGGTGCCGAAACTTATTGTTTGAGAGAGGATGGAGATGAAGTCCAATTTGTTTCCCTAGGAGCTGAAGCCAGCAGCGATGAACAGGAGGATGCTGCTGAGTTTGGAGGTGCTGTAGGTGTTACATGTCATTTCCATGCTGGTGTGGAACACTGTGTTGATGCAAACGGTAATACTGTCAACAGAAGCGGAGCTAGTGCATGTAGTGCCCCAGACCATGATTACAATATTCCCCTTAGAATCGGATGTCTGTTTGCCATTCTAGCTACAAGTGCAATAGGTGTCTACCTTCCTATCCTAACAAATAAGTTCCTAAATTTCAGCTTGACTGGTGTGATCTTCACAGGTTTCAGACAGTTTGGAACAGGTGTGATTATTTCGACCGCATTTGTGCATTTAATTACCCATGCTGAAATGATGTGGTCTAATGAGTGTATGGCTCCACTTGACTATGAAGCTACTGGTACCTCAATTACCATGGCTGGTATTTTCCTCTGTTTTGCTATAGAATATTTCATTAAAAGAATTGCTCTAGCCAGACTCAAGAAAGCAGATGCTGAAAACGCCCAAGAAGAAATCGAAGTGACTGACGaaaatccaaaagagaaCGAGCTAAGTgattcttcgtcttctcTAGAAAGAGGTGGAACCGTGCCTGTTCCACCACTCAGCAGAAAAATTTCCGTTATTATGTTGGAAGCCGGTATTATTTTCCACTCCATCCTACTTGGTGTCACATTGGTAGTTGCTGGTGATTCTTTCTTTATTACACTGTTCATCGTTATCATTTTCCATCAAATGTTTGAGGGTTTTGCCTTGGGAACCAAGATTGCCGAACTGAATATGGTCTCACTCTGGTATAAACTCCTTATGGCTCTTGCTTTTGCCCTTATTACTCCTATTGGTATGGCAATTGGTATTGGCGTGTTGAGTAGATTCAATGGTAATAGCTCTTCAACGTTGATTGCGTTGGGTACTCTTGACTCTTTCTCTGCTGGTATTTTGATCTGGACCGGTTTGGTAGAGATGTGGGCCGGTGACTGGATATATGGAGCATTAGTCAACGCCAACTGGCTGAACACAACCGTTGGATTTCTATCTCTTATTGCTGGTATGATACTGATGAGTGTGCTTGGTAAATGGGCATAA
- a CDS encoding Subunit of the alpha-1,6 mannosyltransferase complex — translation MSKDSIIAQPMGTLNFKVLRRYNSTLLRSSKHFATNPKTILVVLVALFLMLFNMIRPFNNSLYEPDFENTKNTHYYDLDNYKGSEDGWQRGERVVFLVPLRDAAAHLPMFFRHMRNMTYPHHLVDMAFLVSDSSDNTMGVLKDNLLELQHDPDPKIHFGEIIIFEKDFGQAIGQGFSDRHGFAAQGPRRKLMARARNWLSSVAVKPYHSWVYWRDVDVETVPTTIIEDLMHHNKDVIVPNVWRPLPDWLGNQQPYDLNSWQESDGGLQLASTLDEDAVIVEGYVEYATWRPHLAYLRDPYGDPEAEMPLDGIGGVSILSKAKVFKSGSNFPAFSFEKHAETEGFGKLSRRMGYDVVGLPHYVVWHIYEPSSDDLKHMEWMAKEEERQRQEKEIQAVYKKYWDQGFEDVSDAWAKERHYMMKNTDFRKQRKIEVDWSGEDDYEPAVKANAVKDQDRAANFYPQ, via the coding sequence ATGTCAAAAGACTCAATAATAGCACAACCAATGGGGACATTAAACTTCAAGGTACTGAGGCGATACAACTCCACGCTTTTGAGGAGTTCAAAACACTTTGCGACCAACCCTAAAACGATACTGGTCGTTTTAGTCGCcttgtttttgatgttgtttAACATGATACGACCATTCAATAACAGCCTATATGAGcctgattttgaaaacaccAAGAACACACATTATTACGATTTGGACAACTATAAAGGGAGTGAGGATGGTTGGCAGAGAGGTGAACGCGTGGTCTTTCTGGTACCTTTGAGAGATGCAGCTGCCCACTTGCCTATGTTCTTTAGACACATGAGAAATATGACATATCCTCATCATTTAGTAGATATGGCGTTTTTGGTGTCTGACTCCTCGGACAATACAATGGGAGTCCTTAAGGACAACCTTTTAGAGTTGCAGCATGACCCTGATCCTAAGATCCATTTCGGGGAAATCATAATCTTCgaaaaagattttggaCAAGCTATTGGACAAGGTTTCAGTGACAGACATGGATTTGCAGCCCAGGGCCCTCGTCGTAAGTTGATGGCTCGTGCCCGTAACTGGCTCAGTTCGGTAGCTGTCAAGCCTTACCATTCATGGGTTTATTGGAGAGATGTCGATGTGGAAACTGTTCCCACGACAATCATTGAGGATTTAATGCATCACAATAAAGATGTTATTGTTCCTAATGTATGGAGACCACTACCTGATTGGTTAGGTAATCAACAGCCGTACGACTTGAACTCGTGGCAAGAGAGTGATGGTGGTCTACAACTGGCTTCAACTTTAGACGAGGATGCAGTCATTGTTGAAGGATATGTGGAATATGCTACCTGGCGACCACATTTGGCCTACCTTCGGGACCCCTATGGAGATCCAGAAGCAGAAATGCCATTGGATGGTATTGGTGGTGTTTCCATTTTGAGTAAGGCCAAGGTTTTCAAGAGTGGTAGCAATTTCCCTgcattttcatttgaaaaacatgCTGAAACGGAAGGATTTGGTAAACTATCTAGAAGGATGGGATATGATGTTGTAGGGTTGCCTCATTACGTGGTGTGGCATATCTATGAGCCATCTTCTGACGACTTAAAGCATATGGAATGGATGGCtaaggaagaagagagacAGAggcaagaaaaagagattcaGGCCGTTTACAAAAAGTATTGGGATCAAGGATTTGAAGACGTGAGCGATGCATGGGCAAAAGAAAGGCACTACATGATGAAGAACACAGATTTTAGAAAACAAAGGAAAATCGAAGTAGACTGGTCGGGTGAAGATGACTACGAACCAGCGGTCAAAGCTAATGCTGTTAAGGATCAGGATCGTGCCGCTAACTTTTATCCTCAGTAA